The Malus domestica chromosome 17, GDT2T_hap1 genome contains the following window.
TCTTAGCTAAATTCTAATTGATCACATAAACATCTTAACAAAACAGTCATGACAAACTAACTCCTTTCTGCTTCCATATCAATCCAGTAACTCATAATATGATCACATTTCTCAAAAAAGCAAACTTGTATACCAATTTCGACAACAAATTAGTGCAGAATCAAATAAAAGAATCCGAATTTTCGCATACCGATATCACACTCGGTGCCTATGGCTAACACAGTGGCCAAGTACTTCGTCTCAGAGCCGCGTTTCTTGAGCTTCACCTGCGTATGGTGCTCCACAGAATGCGCATTGGTCAGCACCCTCCTTCCCCCAATCACAAACCCACTACTGCTCGAACTGTACTGCCGCTTCCGCTGCCACGGCAGCGAGAAATTCGGTTCCGTGTGGACACAGAACACTTTCACGACGGCGTCCATGGCGGGGACCACCCTCTCCACGCTCTCCCGGCCCGGCACCATCATCGGCGGCTCCGAAACGACCGCCAAGGCGCGCCCACCATCGCCGTTCTGATCCATGTGTCTCGAGCTCCGCCGTTCCGGCGAACCCGGCATGTTGGGGTTCTCGGTCTTTCTGGGCCGCCCTCTACCGCGGCGGGCGGGCTGGGGGCTGCCGGGGTCCGAGGTGGTTTCGCTCGCCGGAACTGATACAGCGTCGTCCACGGCGGTGGGGTTGGTGTATTGGATGTCCATGGTGGTGATATTGGTGTCATCGGCTtctggggttttgggttttcgacctctttttctttttttattttcgcccatttttttattttttgaagaaaattgagaaaCGGGTTTCGTTGGGATCGTCGGTCTGAGGGCGGTGAAGCTTTTgcgattagggttttttttatatacaggatcgagcacaatggcgttctaagattcatatagccgatcccactcagtgacttggattttccaagtctccaaccaagaagttttcctcactcgggaaattaagggaacactaccccaacctacatgctccactcagaaagcttcaacatacaagcttcaacaaaagaaaattcaaagaacttagcgaagaaggctttggtgtatttaacacaatacgttgaaatgaaggaaagcttatttattgatatccccgataagctacaaatatgtacatatacatgagtcaaaataaacacacaagagggagccttcacaaaggttgcttaggagaagtctcagcagtcggtagagccccagaaagagaaggcaccggagggggatcatttggagcctcagtactggacagaaccctagaaggaggaggcatcagaggttgatcatttggagcttcatttcgcggtacagccccagaagacgaaggcaataaatgcctttggaacaaacccacaaatctctgatgatcaagtaaaacctgaccatcagtttccttcatctggtcaagcttcctcttcatgtttgtagcatagtcatgtgcgagccggtgcaactgtttattctcatgcttgagccctctaatctcctgtttgagactcatcacttcagccgccaatgattcaacttggcgggttcgagcaaataggcgttgggccatattagacacagaacctgcacactgaacactgagagccagcgaatccttaacagctaactcatcagaccgtttggaaagtagtctgttatctttgggagtgagaaggttcctggccaccaccgcagcggtcatatcattcttcatcacggaatccccaacggtaagaggaccagttggggagacgaaggatgggcgccatatgttgtctggagaaggcggggctgcctcttcaacaaggttcaagtcaaaacgacggtcggaggggccagacattttcaaaggtgttgaagagagaagaggtcggacaaatcaagatcttagaagtgcaagaatgaagcttctactggtggagattcaagtgttctttggaacttaatgccagcctctataaaaatctgcactcgacggagcttcagaaatcaaagaggcgcctgctcagaaatcgaagaggcgtttgctttctcaaaagttgggctgcttagagatcacgagggttgatctcagaaatcgaagagccgtttgctttctcaaaagttgggctgctcaaagaccacgaaggccgatctcagaaatcgaagaggcgctcgctttctcaaaagctgggctccctagagaccacgagggccgatctcagaaatcgaagaggcacctacttttccagccttgtcagcacctgtcacacgcacactcagctttgcggaaattatgggcattctgtcaaagacttctggggaagtagaaaacacatgaatcttactgttcaatcacccacttcccacacgcaacaatagctcatgggtaccacagataactttgccaaagttctctgccaaagttgagcacgtgaagcttgcagctcccactacatcgctctgaccaagaagggtaaaagaatagcaaagaaacagcactaacaaagtttagacccataaattttgaaggtctagctaccatattattacccacaagggtaaaggaacagtaccactgctggataattggaaagttcatgtatgtcaacctctgtgcttcgtggcaaggtagactagcaaacatgcccaacctttactcacattcgagaaaacactcccaataagattgcttgcaccaaaatcgaagaggcaccgtcctccgaatctaaagagccagactcccaacatgactactttcttaaaaatcgaagagagggtaaaggaacagtaccattgctggataattggaaagtccctgtgtgtcaacctctgtgcttcgtggcaaggtagactagcaaacatgcccaacctttactcacattcgagaaaacactcccaacaagattgcttgctccaaaatcgaagaggcaccgccctccgaatctcgagagccactctcccaacatgattactttctcaaaaatcgaagagacactgctccccgaatctcgagagccagacccccagcatgattgctttctcaaaaatcggtgaggcaccgttctccgaatcaatcgaagaggcgctcgctttctcaaaagttgggctgctcagagaccacgagggccgatctcagaaatcgaagaggcacctacttttctagccttgtcagcacctgtcacacgcacactcagctttgcagaaattatgggcattctgtcgaagacttctggtgaagtagaaagcacatgaatcttactgttcaatcacccacttcccacacgcaacaataactcatgggtaccacagatcactttgccaaagttctctgccaaagttgagcacgtgaagcttgcagctcccactacatcgctctgaccaagaaaggtaaaagaatagcaaagaaacagcactaacaaagtttagacacataaattttgaaggtctagctaccatattattacccacaagggtaaaggaacagtaccactgctggataattggaaagtccctgtgtgtcaacctctgtgcttcgtggcaaggtagactagcaaacatgcccaacctttactcacattcgagaaaacagtcccaacaagattgcttgctccaaaatcgaagaggcaccttcctccgaatctcgagagccagactcccaacatgactactttctcaaaatcgaagagaaggtaaaggaacagtaccattgctggataattggaaagtccctgtgtgtcaacctttgtgcttcgtggcaaggtagactagcaaacatgtccaacctttactcacattcgagacaacactcccaacaagattgcttgctccaaaatcgaagaggcaccgccttccgaatctcgagagccagactcccaacatgattacttcctcaaaaatcgaagagacactgctctccgaatctcgagagtcagacccccagcatgattgctttctcaaaaatcgaagaggcatcgttctccgaatctcgagagccagataccacagaccactttttcaaagtgctctgacagagttaaaacatgtgaaactggcagctcccactaccgtgctatgaccaagcagggtaaaggaatagcattactacttgttgttagggagactcctatatatgtcgacctccatccccaacggacaggcagacctgcaaaaatgctcaacccttcatcatatctgagagggcactcccaacaaagcctttcgaaatattcagctttctttccccccgataatacctctgcaaacaagctatactagagcaagaatatctcatatcatcagggttaaaagcaagagtatcccatatcatgctttttccctgttttttcttttggccttgtttttacctgcaagacaaggagaaagagagcaatcagtcagcacttggaatcaagcttccagccaggaactgactgcctggaaccccttacctgattacttacctggcattgctctcgagtactcatcttcatcatcttatgtttccagggaagattccgcatctgcttgaggaacagatagggcaagtgcaaaggatacaaggaagcatgtggagacaagcgtaacagcacacgtgccgatacatccattactctgtcaaaagcaaaagtatcccatatcagcagggtggaacgtactctagatttgatggacttgttttgaccctcaaattcttcagtcggccttatactctggaggaaaccagaaaaccctccaactcagttcaagaataagcctgtggaaagttacttcttcaaaagcaaaagtatctcatatcatctcttctcatttttcttctctttatccttcatgctgctgcaagatggggagaaggtgaacaatcagtcggagctctgattgcttaccttgtctgtcacctctttcagcagaccccctagctcggcgacttgggggactcctactacatggtttgtatcgcgcttgaccaagcctgaaactacaagtaagcttcaagtgaaattgatacattaccttgtgcatctccaccagttaaagataccacccctggatggaggaagagtacttccagagaagatgccacatctacctatgagacagataatgcaagtcaagacgacaccacactccgatacttagaagtttcgtgattacgagatcattctcccacaatatttcctaatgtcatttgtactaaatcattcactcgtactcactaaaggagagcttgaacctatgaacttgtgtaaacccttcacaattaatgagaactcttctattccgtggacgtagccaatctgggtgaaccacgtacatcttgtgtttgctttcctatctctatccatttatatacttatccacactaatgaccggagcaatctagcgaagatcacaaaaagcgaccgttttcgttacctaggatctatcttgcaagagaacggagaattagatggagatctcaaccatagaatacgagctggatggaaagagtgcatccggcgtgttgtgtgaccgtcgtaggccactgaagctcaagggaaaattttataggacggcaataaggccagcgatgttgtatggcagagaatgttgggtggtgaagcatcaacacgtacacaaaatgggtgtagcggagatgaggatgcttcgtgggatgtgtgggcacacgagaaaggataagattgggaatgaggatatccgaggtaaagtaggagtagccgaaattgtaggaaagatgagagaaaatcggctctggtgatttggacatgtgcaaagaaggccgactgacgctctggttcgaagatgtgactacgggacagaggttcagggccgaaggggtagaggaagacctaggaaaactttggaagagactctaagaaaagacttagagtacttggatctaacggagggcatgacacaaaaccgagcgcaatggcgttctaggattcatatagccgaccccacttagtgggaaaaggctttgttgttgttgttgttgttgttgtagaggTTCCAGAACCAACGACTCCCTTTTTTGAACCAGATACTGTAGCAGATGACGGAGGAGGAAGGAGACGTGAGAGTTGGGCCTCAAGCTTATTTTCAGCCCACTACTTAAATTTGAGCTCAAGTGGGCTTGATGTTGGGCTTGatgtaaaaaattaagaaaaaaaatatcattagaaCGGTACAAACAAACTAGAAGATGATCGACAGAGAATCCCATCACCCTGTCGGTCGACAAGAACACTTCAGGAAAATAAGGTTGCCTCACCACACCAAGTGGTAGGACGACTGTCAACTGCTGAATAAACCGATATCCTGTGACAAATTACTTGTTGAATATTGGTCGTTAGATAACTAACTTATCAATGCTAACTAATTGACAACTTGATAATTTCTTTGAGGAACCTCTACACATGGTAGCCGGTGATTAACTTGTCACTTAGCTAATACAAAATTTTTGTTGTCCCTATTTAGAcgaacaaggattgtctgccctccacttccggtgccctcctcgttccctcttgttttgtgtggtcacagttaagtcacgtcaatattttatgttgtttttttatagatataataagacaaaattgaatagtaatataaaatattgacgtgacttagtCATGATCACACAAATAGGAGGGCACCGgaagggcaccggaagtggagggcagacaatccttgtcccattTAAACCCCATACGCTCACGAACACGTGTCATTACCGTACTCAGTATCAAATTACTTCATGTTGAAAAGGAGGGAAGCTCCACTATTTTTACCTTTCTAGAAGGGGGGATTATTCTCATGATCACAACATACTTGGCCAAAGTTTTATGACAATTTGCTAACTCAAGTATCAAAGGCTTTTCGGCGAATATTACATCGAGCTTTTTTGTACTTATGTGCTCTCTTATCGTAAATTCTAATTATTTCTCACTTAAAAATGTATGATTACTTTAAACACTTTAACGTCATTTATCGCTGCTTATGCATGTATCTATTCTTTATTAAATCTTTTTTGTTGTGTACAATCAATCAATCTTTTCCTTTGTACTAATTAAGCAATTTTACCAATGTATCTCTCTACTTTGGGACCTTGGGACGTCAATTTTGAAAGAATTGTGAGTGTTGAAAAACTTGAAGAAGCGAAAGCTAACCACCAAAAAACAGGTGACCTTGcaccctcctcctccttcaacaGATGGTGCAAGGCCcctcctcccttctctctcccacTTTATCTTATCCGATCACTGTAATCTCCgaacaaagaaaaattgtaGCTTCGCTGGTACAGAGCCTCTTGGGAAACCCCTTTCGAGCTTTCCCTTTGATTTTTTATTGCCCCTTTATTCCCCCTGTCTCTCTCTGATTGAAACTTTAATCCAccatttcacatgttttaaaaaTCTCATCTTCCCCATTTCTGATTTCAATTCGCAGGCTTTTTCCGATCCCCGCCTCTCTTGGGTAGTTCTTGTTTTGTGATATTTTATTGAATCTGTAATTTTTTTCTTGGAAATTTTGGTTCTTGCAATTCTGGGTCACTTCGATTTCAGCTTATCTTTCATTTTTCGTTTCTGGGCAATCTGAGATCTCAATTTCTGAAACTGGGTTGTGGTGATTTCGAtccaatttgattgttttctttcgaatttcaATCCCATGGCAATGTCAGAGGGCTACGCAATCGAGCTTTACTTCGATCCAGCCCTCGAAAACCAGGTCTTGAAGGCTTGGAACGTGCTCGCCCGCCGTCAGATTAGTACCCAGCTTATCGAAATCGAATCACGACCTCACATCACCCTCTTCTCAAGTCCCTTTATCGAACCCGCCAAGCTCGAAAACGTGATCAGAACCTTCGCTTCCAAGCAAGAGCCTCTGGCCTTGTCTTTCTCTTCGATCGGGAGCCTCCCAAATGACAACAACGTCCTGTTTCTGTCGCCAACTCCGTCGGTTTCGTTGCTGCAGTTTCAGTCCCAATTGTGTGAGGCAATGAAGAAAGAAGGTGTGGAAATTGGGGAGGAGTATCGCACTGACTGCTGGGTTCCTTACTGTGCTGTCGCTCAGGAAGTACCCAAGACTCGAATGGCGGAGGCATTCTGCGTGTTGCGGGACTTGAAGTTGCCGGTTGCAGGGTATGCCATGGATATTGGATTGGTGGAGTTTTCGCCGGTTCGCGAGCTGTTCTCGTTTGTGCTAGGTAACACAGTGGAAGCATGAGATTTCAGAGCAATGCTTATGTGTTAATCTAAAGTTTTAGTTGTTGTCTAATGAATATGTGTTACCTTTTTATGTTAGTTTAGATTACTGCCTATTGTGCTACTTAGTGTAGTTACAGTTACAGATTTTGAATTTGATGTTTTTCGATTGATACTTTGTTTTGTTCATGTTGATTGACATACTTAAAACTGTTCCAAAATTATCCGAGCTTGCGTTGCATTTGAGTATTGATTCAACTAGTGAACATCTTATTATGTTGGCTTTAATCTTTAGACCATATCAAAGATGCTAAATTTGATCAAAAGTGTCCCGGTCTCCTGTGGTTTAGGTTATAAATTTCTACTGGCGTGTGTCAGCCGTTAAAGTTTTTTTTCTGATGCAGCCTTTTGAAGGATATCTTCCATGGACTGATTAGATCATGTATATTTGAATAACTTGGACCCTAAGCCAGTTAGTTATCGACCTTGCTTTACTAGTTATCTAGAGCCTTGGTTTTTTGAGCTCTTTAAAATATCGCTTTCATCTGCTGAAGGCGTGTGCGTGCTATGTGTGCACTGCAGATGTTTGTTAGACTACTCTCGTATTTGTAATGCTTCTACTCTTATAATTTGAAACTCATTGCATAGTTTTAAAATTCCGTTTTCTGATTGTGCACTCTCTTATGAAACAAGGCTGGTCCTGTATCAATTAACTGTCGATCCTTGGTATCggtttgcaattttttgtttCAGATAATTCTGAAACCTATCTGCTTCAACAATCTAGCTATGGTTTGTGGTAATCATACTTCTCAGACTCTTCCCTCTGTGTGATTGAGCCAAGAGTTCTTCTATGGCTTTGCTGTACTGTTGACTGAAATTGGCCTTCCGTTTGTGTGCATGACTGTGTGTGTAAAGCATCTCTGAATGTCCGTTGTTATGTAGGATCTCTTTTCGCATATTTACCAAATTTTGGGTGCATGTTTTATGTCTGATGTGAAGGGATACCTTGGCTTCCCAAAATCTGCTGAATATTTGTGAAAGTTTATAAACGTGTTAGATCAGTCTGCTATGAatcctttttttcctttaatttactGTGGGGTtcggagaaggaagaaggattgCGAAAAAGCCCCTCTTTTGCTATGTATAGAGGTACTCGATTTAACATATGTTAATTATGAAAGAATGTAGGGATTTGAAATTTATGTCCTGGGTTATGTATGCTTCAGTCGAGGATTAACCTTCTCGGAGTTTGGTGTCCATGTCACTTGTTACTCGTCGGAAAACACTAGGATTCCAGCTTACTTGTTGATTGGAGCTGGGAAGTTACAATGATAGTACTATGAGGAATAGCTCTAGGTTAAGTTATAGAACGTAAGTATGGTATATAGGATAGAGCACCGGGGGAGAGATTATATTCGATTAATATTTACTGTACAACTgattattctcacagcacatcgTAAGAATATCTTTAAAAAGCTACAACAGTATCAAATATCAAATTGGCCCAAAGAAACTACGCCAACGCACACAATTGTTATAGCCGTTCATCCACTTGTTCCGGTGAACTTCCAGGTACCCGTCCGGTCTCATAAGCATGGCATGGTTACATCTAAAGCCCTAAACTTCCTTCTCTGCATCTCCCCTTCTTCTCTTCTGCAGCTATGAGAAATTTGGACCCTAAATTCATAAGGGTGAAGTCGTCGTACCGAGGAAAGTACCATGTCCTGAAGTGGTCTTCGGAATCCTTGTGTAGGGGATTCCTCCTGCAAGTTATTAGTGTTAATATCATAGTTCATTGAAGAACCCGCACATAAAAGTATACATAACTAGGTTAATTAGGTCGGTTGGTCAAGATAATATGTCTGTTTCCTTACATCTGATAACGGCCATTTTCTGACCTCAAACGATTTCCTAAAATGTATTTGGATCGAACCACGGAAGCTCGCAGTTGTCCGGCTTCCATTTCCAGTTCAGAAAACCCTTGTCCATCCTAGCATATTTGAAACAATTCCTTGATTCAGGAACAGTGAGTGACACAGCTTGTATTGGTGTAGATTGGCCCTCTCAGATCTGGAATCCAGTGACCCTTTAAAAAGTCACACTTCTCCTCTTCTTCtacaaaaaccaaaaattgcaaTCTCTTTTAGAACCCTACCCAAAGAAAATAACAAGGCGTTTGATGACGAATtcgttttttagtttttatttttctttttttagctAAAGAAAATGTATATTATAAAAGGA
Protein-coding sequences here:
- the LOC103404361 gene encoding uncharacterized protein, yielding MAMSEGYAIELYFDPALENQVLKAWNVLARRQISTQLIEIESRPHITLFSSPFIEPAKLENVIRTFASKQEPLALSFSSIGSLPNDNNVLFLSPTPSVSLLQFQSQLCEAMKKEGVEIGEEYRTDCWVPYCAVAQEVPKTRMAEAFCVLRDLKLPVAGYAMDIGLVEFSPVRELFSFVLGNTVEA